In Mustela erminea isolate mMusErm1 chromosome 15, mMusErm1.Pri, whole genome shotgun sequence, the following proteins share a genomic window:
- the LOC116574103 gene encoding ral guanine nucleotide dissociation stimulator-like, with amino-acid sequence MFSSCVPSFRGSGYQKPQENGLFPCCRHWLKPPPRCLNTFRGRRHKNAPEDMVQELNVDIPCSPSSNDKKPHRANRVWRWLRGKNRSTRKRTRTSLLMAERADKLEAAIDHLVPAVLRQDLHCVHIFLDTYDTFASTEEVLDQLCARFGCYYSTYEEVKRSQEQRDMAIYAILNIWVEKYPGDFVQPPAFPSLHTLLAYLQVYVPGSDLQRRAQLLLPERQCPPRKTTEPEAGAPAPEPDQDVPREVVPAATLAPAARLGPDLAPAIPAAAAHYGLGRPVTPPEPLGPGQMVVRALVHFSATEEPPGLLTFLDDQQGPAPELPPPASVEQAGLAPELPPPASLEQAGSAPEPQLVLAAAPEHGSPSPVISFFIFVFCVHLYNYFIYFIN; translated from the exons atgttttCCTCTTGTGTGCCGAGTTTCCGGGGCTCTGGGTATCAGAAACCCCAGGAAAATGGCTTGTTCCCATGCTGTAGACATTGGCTGAAACCACCCCCCCGATGCCTCAACACATTTAGAGGGAGACGCCATAAG AACGCTCCAGAGGACATGGTGCAGGAGCTGAATGTCGACAtcccctgctctccttcctcgAATGACAAGAAGCCGCACAGGGCCAACAGAGTCTGGCGCTGGCTCAGG GGGAAAAATCGTTCAACCAGGAAGAGGACGAGGACCTCACTGCTGATGGCAGAGCGGGCCGACAAGCTGGAGGCCGCAATAGATCACCTGGTGCCTGCCGTCCTCAGACAAGATCTACACTGTGTCCACATCTTTCTGGACACATACGACACCTTTGCCAGCACCGAGGAGGTGCTGGACCAACTATGTGCAAG ATTCGGATGCTATTACTCCACGTATGAAGAGGTCAAGAGATCCCAGGAGCAGCGCGACAT GGCCATCTATGCCATCCTAAACATCTGGGTGGAAAAGTATCCAGGGGATTTTGTGCAGCCTCCGGCGTTTCCCAGCTTGCATACGCTGCTGGCCTACCTGCAGGTCTATGTGCCGGGCTCGGACCTGCAGCGCCGTGCCCAGCTTCTGCTGCCAGAAAGGCAATGCCCTCCCAGAAAGACCAcggagccagaggctgggg CACCGGCCCCAGAGCCAGATCAGGATGTGCCTCGGGAAGTTGTTCCAGCAGCCACTCTGGCACCCGCTGCACGTCTGGGGCCTGACCTGGCCCCCGCCATCCCTGCTGCGGCAGCTCACTATGGGTTAGGAAGACCAGTGACCCCCCCTGAGCCGTTGGGGCCAGGGCAGATGGTCGTCAGGGCCCTCGTTCACTTCTCTGCGACAGAAGAGCCACCTGGCCTTTTGACTTTTCTGGATGACCAGCAGGGTCCAGCCCCCGAGCTGCCGCCCCCTGCCTCCGTGGAGCAAGCAGGCTTGGCCCCCGAGCTgccaccccctgcctccctcgAGCAAGCAGGCTCGGCCCCCGAGCCGCAGCTTGTGCTGGCTGCAGCTCCAGAGCATGGCTCCCCGTCCCCCgtcatttccttctttatatttGTGTTCTGTGTTCACCTCTATaattacttcatatattttattaattaa